One segment of Anatilimnocola aggregata DNA contains the following:
- the prpB gene encoding methylisocitrate lyase, with the protein MAEPHDHENCDHDHDGHDHDQGGFHPDDYASPGKQLRLLIEDSTIQIPGAPNALFARLIQRMGYDAVYLSGAVFSAGVFGLPDVGLFTLTELAQQTTYLTRTMTLPVIVDADTGFGEAMNVERTIVELEAAGAAAIQLEDQVMPKRCGHLSGKTLVDVEAMCAKIRAASGARSDPDTVIIARTDARGVTNIDDAIARAHKYLAAGADWIFPEALATPEEFARFAKEIEAPLMANMTEFGKSPLLSLDDLAGMGYSAVLYPVTLLRVAMKAAEAALAVLATEGSQESLLDLMQTREELYDLLDYQDFEERDRAHFGGSGN; encoded by the coding sequence ATGGCTGAGCCACACGATCACGAAAACTGCGACCACGATCACGACGGTCACGATCACGACCAGGGGGGCTTCCATCCGGATGACTATGCGTCCCCCGGCAAGCAGCTGCGGTTGTTGATCGAAGACTCGACGATTCAGATCCCTGGTGCCCCCAATGCGCTGTTCGCCCGGCTGATTCAGCGGATGGGTTACGACGCGGTCTATCTGTCTGGTGCCGTTTTCTCGGCCGGCGTCTTTGGCCTGCCCGACGTGGGACTTTTCACGCTGACTGAACTGGCCCAGCAGACGACTTATTTGACCCGCACCATGACGCTCCCTGTCATCGTCGATGCCGATACGGGTTTCGGCGAAGCCATGAATGTGGAGCGGACGATTGTCGAACTGGAAGCAGCGGGGGCCGCTGCGATTCAACTCGAAGATCAGGTGATGCCGAAGCGGTGCGGCCATCTGTCGGGCAAGACGCTCGTCGATGTCGAAGCGATGTGCGCGAAGATTCGCGCCGCTTCTGGCGCGCGCAGCGATCCCGATACGGTGATCATCGCCCGCACCGACGCGCGCGGCGTGACGAACATCGACGACGCGATTGCCCGCGCGCATAAGTATTTGGCAGCTGGTGCCGATTGGATTTTTCCCGAGGCGCTCGCCACTCCCGAAGAGTTCGCACGCTTCGCCAAGGAAATCGAAGCTCCGCTGATGGCCAACATGACGGAGTTCGGCAAGAGCCCGTTACTTTCGCTCGACGATCTGGCTGGCATGGGTTACTCTGCCGTGTTGTATCCCGTCACGCTCCTGCGTGTGGCCATGAAAGCTGCGGAAGCGGCCCTCGCCGTGTTGGCCACCGAAGGTTCGCAGGAGTCGCTGCTCGATTTGATGCAAACCCGCGAAGAACTTTACGACCTGCTCGACTATCAAGATTTCGAAGAGCGAGACCGGGCTCATTTTGGCGGCAGTGGAAACTGA
- a CDS encoding citrate/2-methylcitrate synthase has protein sequence MTESYSPGLEGIVAGETAVSTVETGLTYRGYTIEELGEKSNYEEVAYLVLHGELPTAAQAASFRQRLTEAAHVPPEVIDTLRSIPKSASTMDVLRSAASLLAHWEPEVNDNSHDANVRKSERLIAKMPIIVAARQRLKDGQQVIAADQGLSLPANFLWMLRGEKPSERQVKALDVSFILYAEHEFNASAFSARCVVSTLSDLHSGITAAIGALKGPLHGGANERAMEVLQEVSSPAEAEAWIRKALAEKRRIMGFGHRVYKDGDPRAVYLKTLTTAVAKETGHDDLEQTAEIIETIVRTEKKLPPNVDWPCARLYHYLGLPIDLYTPLFVVARIVGWSAHIIEQLDNNRLIRPRAIYTGLAERKWQPLAARG, from the coding sequence ATGACCGAATCGTATAGCCCAGGACTGGAAGGCATCGTCGCCGGCGAAACAGCTGTCAGCACCGTGGAAACGGGGCTCACGTATCGCGGTTACACCATCGAAGAATTGGGGGAGAAATCTAACTACGAAGAAGTCGCCTACCTGGTGTTGCACGGCGAGTTGCCCACGGCCGCTCAAGCGGCGTCGTTTCGGCAGCGGCTAACCGAAGCAGCGCACGTGCCGCCGGAAGTGATCGACACGCTTCGTTCGATCCCAAAATCGGCTTCGACGATGGATGTCCTGCGCTCCGCCGCCAGCCTGCTCGCCCACTGGGAGCCGGAAGTCAACGACAACAGCCACGATGCCAATGTGCGCAAATCGGAACGACTGATCGCCAAGATGCCGATCATCGTTGCGGCCCGCCAGCGGCTGAAGGATGGCCAGCAAGTCATTGCCGCCGATCAGGGGCTGTCCTTACCGGCCAATTTCCTCTGGATGCTGCGGGGCGAGAAGCCCAGCGAGCGGCAGGTGAAGGCGCTCGATGTCTCTTTCATCCTGTATGCCGAGCACGAGTTCAACGCCTCGGCATTTTCGGCCCGCTGCGTGGTTTCGACCCTCTCCGATTTACATTCCGGCATTACTGCTGCCATCGGCGCGCTCAAAGGTCCACTGCACGGCGGTGCCAATGAACGGGCCATGGAAGTGCTCCAAGAAGTGAGTTCGCCAGCCGAGGCAGAAGCTTGGATTCGCAAAGCACTCGCCGAAAAGCGGCGGATTATGGGATTCGGCCATCGCGTTTATAAAGATGGCGACCCGCGCGCTGTTTACTTGAAGACGCTGACGACGGCCGTGGCGAAAGAAACCGGTCACGACGACCTCGAACAAACGGCTGAGATCATCGAGACCATCGTCCGCACCGAAAAAAAGCTGCCGCCGAATGTCGATTGGCCCTGTGCCCGACTCTATCACTACCTGGGACTGCCTATCGACCTGTATACGCCGCTATTCGTCGTCGCCCGCATCGTGGGCTGGAGTGCTCACATCATCGAGCAACTCGATAACAACCGCCTGATTCGCCCGCGCGCCATTTACACCGGCCTGGCCGAACGAAAATGGCAGCCGCTGGCAGCGCGGGGTTAG
- a CDS encoding 7-carboxy-7-deazaguanine synthase QueE — MRIAEIYSSLQGEGRLTGTPSALVRASGCNLRCWFCDTPFTSWRPEGEDRDVVEIVAAVEQLKDRGGSWVKLLAKAGQPADKVALAHVIITGGEPMLFAEMIPLCEELRARDWHITIETSGTLYLPVACDLMSISPKLASSTPVRQGAGNWSDRHERDRHQPAVIRKLIEEYDYQLKFVIDSPADCEAVEQWLHDFPQVDAKHVWLMPQGIEPVELQQRTDWLLPYCQQQGFHYCPRKHIEWFGPGRGT, encoded by the coding sequence GTGCGAATTGCCGAGATCTATTCTTCGTTACAAGGAGAGGGACGCCTGACTGGCACCCCCAGCGCGCTGGTTCGCGCTAGTGGTTGCAACTTGCGCTGCTGGTTTTGCGATACCCCATTCACCAGTTGGCGGCCCGAGGGGGAAGATCGCGACGTGGTGGAAATCGTTGCCGCTGTGGAACAACTCAAGGACCGCGGCGGGTCGTGGGTCAAGTTACTTGCCAAAGCTGGTCAGCCCGCTGATAAAGTCGCTCTCGCGCACGTGATCATTACCGGTGGTGAGCCGATGCTCTTTGCCGAAATGATTCCGCTCTGCGAGGAACTGCGGGCGCGAGATTGGCACATTACAATCGAGACTTCCGGCACGCTCTATTTGCCCGTCGCTTGTGACCTGATGTCGATCAGCCCCAAGCTGGCCAGTTCGACCCCCGTGAGACAGGGAGCAGGAAACTGGAGTGACCGCCATGAGCGAGACCGGCATCAGCCAGCCGTCATTCGCAAGTTGATCGAGGAATACGATTATCAACTCAAGTTTGTGATCGATAGTCCGGCTGATTGCGAGGCCGTTGAACAATGGCTGCATGATTTTCCGCAGGTGGATGCCAAGCACGTGTGGCTGATGCCCCAGGGCATCGAACCGGTCGAATTGCAGCAGCGGACTGATTGGCTGCTCCCTTATTGCCAGCAGCAAGGCTTTCACTATTGTCCGCGTAAACATATCGAGTGGTTCGGACCTGGGCGAGGAACGTGA